A window of Brachybacterium fresconis contains these coding sequences:
- a CDS encoding LpqB family beta-propeller domain-containing protein — MTPARRSVLRAAGAVAVLGLGSACARIPTSSPVSSRPLAGRAQPGAPYVQALPPPEDATAQAVVVGFVQAGVGSAENFAVARSYLTAEKRPDWDPRAGITIYSSSQELEVREISDTEMVLVLQVLALVDGAGTRSLLAGPVNEEVEVAMELVDDQWRISEVADGIFLSEAAFETLYAPARLYFLDARGIHLVPDHRWFSLQRGAAAVLEALTAGPAAFLEGAVHSEVPDTPEVTDAEVATGVDGTPEITVPTAIVALPAPSRAAALAQLESSLRSVRTLSGVRLVRDGEEYTADAESGVDRALPGHRPIAAGPTGVISLADPSTDAPAKQQVPALAERELTSPVIAQDGVLAAALAEDASVVLVASTDDSVPLREAATGGVFVPPRIDDAGYVWTSAQHSGGVLLALAGSGPQDDAKVDAAWLEGREVLTLDLAADATRMVVLSADAGGSRLDLCAVVRDEDGVPLSLTEPVQVRTFLADVTQASWYDEVAVIVLGSDPGTEELRAQVVDFATGREPLPALRADVNRIAGTVVGESIWAGTSDGTLLRSDSSGWTTVDLDAHDPWFY; from the coding sequence ATGACCCCCGCTCGCCGATCCGTCCTGCGCGCGGCCGGAGCCGTCGCGGTGCTCGGTCTCGGCTCCGCCTGCGCCCGCATCCCGACCTCGTCCCCGGTCTCCAGCCGCCCGCTGGCCGGGCGCGCTCAGCCGGGCGCTCCCTATGTCCAGGCGCTGCCTCCGCCGGAGGACGCCACGGCGCAGGCCGTCGTGGTCGGCTTCGTCCAGGCGGGCGTGGGCTCCGCGGAGAACTTCGCCGTCGCCCGCTCCTATCTCACGGCCGAGAAGCGACCGGACTGGGACCCACGGGCGGGGATCACGATCTACTCCAGCAGCCAGGAGCTGGAGGTCCGGGAGATCAGCGACACCGAGATGGTGCTGGTGCTCCAGGTGCTCGCTCTCGTGGACGGGGCCGGCACCCGCAGCCTGCTGGCCGGACCGGTCAACGAGGAGGTCGAGGTGGCGATGGAACTGGTCGACGATCAGTGGCGGATCAGCGAGGTGGCGGACGGGATCTTCCTGTCCGAGGCGGCCTTCGAGACCCTGTATGCCCCGGCCCGGCTGTACTTCCTCGACGCCCGCGGCATCCATCTGGTCCCCGACCACCGCTGGTTCTCCCTGCAGCGCGGTGCCGCGGCGGTGCTCGAGGCCCTCACGGCCGGTCCCGCCGCCTTCCTCGAGGGCGCCGTGCACAGCGAGGTGCCCGATACCCCGGAGGTCACCGACGCCGAGGTCGCCACCGGCGTGGACGGCACGCCGGAGATCACTGTGCCCACCGCGATCGTCGCTCTGCCCGCCCCCTCCCGTGCCGCGGCCCTCGCCCAGCTCGAGTCCTCGCTGCGCTCGGTGCGCACCCTGTCCGGGGTCCGCCTGGTCCGCGACGGCGAGGAGTACACCGCGGACGCGGAGTCCGGGGTCGACCGGGCGCTGCCGGGGCACCGTCCGATCGCCGCCGGCCCCACCGGCGTCATCTCCCTGGCGGACCCCAGCACCGACGCGCCCGCGAAGCAGCAGGTGCCCGCGCTCGCGGAGCGGGAGCTGACCTCGCCGGTGATCGCCCAGGACGGCGTCCTGGCCGCAGCTCTCGCCGAGGACGCCTCGGTGGTGCTGGTGGCCTCGACCGACGACTCGGTGCCGCTGCGCGAGGCGGCGACCGGCGGCGTGTTCGTCCCGCCCCGGATCGACGACGCGGGATACGTGTGGACCTCCGCGCAGCACAGCGGCGGAGTGCTGCTGGCCCTGGCCGGCAGCGGACCGCAGGACGATGCGAAGGTCGATGCCGCCTGGCTCGAGGGCCGAGAGGTGCTGACCCTGGACCTGGCGGCGGACGCCACCCGGATGGTGGTGCTCTCCGCGGACGCCGGCGGTTCCCGGCTCGACCTGTGCGCGGTGGTCCGGGATGAGGACGGGGTGCCGCTCTCCCTGACCGAGCCGGTGCAGGTGCGCACCTTCCTCGCCGACGTCACCCAGGCCAGCTGGTACGACGAGGTCGCCGTGATCGTGCTGGGCTCCGATCCCGGCACCGAGGAGCTGCGGGCCCAGGTCGTCGACTTCGCCACCGGTCGCGAGCCGCTGCCCGCCCTGCGGGCAGACGTGAACCGCATCGCCGGAACCGTCGTCGGGGAATCGATCTGGGCCGGGACCTCCGACGGGACGCTGCTGCGCAGCGACAGCAGCGGATGGACCACGGTCGACCTCGACGCCCACGACCCCTGGTTCTACTGA
- the mtrA gene encoding MtrAB system response regulator MtrA, with the protein MTSMTTPSRILVVDDDQAIAEMVGIVLRGKGYEVATSPDGASALETFPRLRPDLVLLDLMLPGMDGIEVCRRLRRESGVPILMLTARTDTADVVEGLEAGADDYLTKPFEPEELVARIKARVRRVDPPTTEQLAIGDLMIDVDGHEVRRGDELISLTPLEFDLLTQLARKPWQVFTRDVLLRDVWGYRHSADTRLVNVHVQRLRSKIEHDPENPGIVVTVRGVGYRAGGAS; encoded by the coding sequence ATGACCTCCATGACGACGCCTTCACGGATCCTCGTGGTTGATGACGACCAGGCGATCGCCGAGATGGTCGGCATCGTTCTGCGCGGCAAGGGCTACGAGGTCGCGACCTCCCCCGACGGTGCCTCAGCGCTGGAGACCTTCCCGCGCCTGCGGCCCGACCTGGTCCTGCTCGACCTCATGCTCCCCGGGATGGACGGCATCGAGGTGTGCCGCCGGCTGCGCCGCGAGTCGGGGGTCCCGATCCTCATGCTCACCGCCCGCACCGACACCGCCGATGTGGTCGAAGGGCTCGAGGCCGGCGCCGACGACTACCTGACCAAGCCCTTCGAGCCCGAGGAGCTGGTGGCGAGGATCAAGGCGCGGGTGCGGCGGGTCGATCCGCCCACGACCGAGCAGCTGGCCATCGGCGACCTGATGATCGACGTCGACGGGCACGAGGTGCGCCGCGGGGACGAGCTGATCTCCCTGACCCCGCTCGAGTTCGACCTGCTCACCCAGCTGGCCCGCAAACCCTGGCAGGTCTTCACCCGCGACGTGCTGCTGCGCGACGTCTGGGGCTACCGCCACAGCGCGGACACCCGCCTGGTCAACGTGCACGTCCAGCGGCTGCGCTCGAAGATCGAGCACGATCCGGAGAATCCCGGGATCGTCGTGACGGTCCGCGGCGTCGGGTATCGCGCCGGAGGCGCATCCTGA
- the mtrB gene encoding MtrAB system histidine kinase MtrB → MSTAERGAAPETRAALGIQAVDPRGWPLALRVVLVTTLLSIVSMLAVGAYLSSVIADGLYEQRRDRVLEETVEVRRELTDSLTQLSGATSTQQQDAVNAFVQSAGGRGGGDRREVALVPVETSGVVFPVASSDRTLFEEVDDEITSAVSENPEAVSWRSIGRQDSEGRTVPALLIGTRVMVPGVGSYDLYLVYSLQEEQDTLAFVQRVILGGGGVLLALIVGIAIVVARLVTTPLKRAAQAAERIAGGDLDSRVEVAGADELARVGESFNDMARSLAQKVDDLTELSRLQQRFVSDVSHELRTPLTTIRMASSVLDGRRPQLPDDLQRTVELLVAQVERFEVLLGDLLEISRFDAGAAELEARREDLDALVVRAVDDVRPLAGARGCLLDVHLAGHGMDAVVDARRVDRILRNLLTNAIEHGAGGPVLVQTAANDDAIAVLVQDHGHGISPEAAEHVFDRFWRADPSRARTLGGTGLGLSISVEDARLHTGWLQAWGQEGRGAVFRLTLPRRPGGTFVRSPLRLERSFDRDLDAAGTYSVTSTGEIPIGPGLLPDLPDLADPARSAASPEVSPWTSPDPSSAASPDQEPPTLGGDR, encoded by the coding sequence GTGAGCACCGCCGAGCGCGGCGCGGCGCCGGAGACCCGCGCCGCGCTGGGCATCCAGGCCGTCGACCCGCGCGGCTGGCCGCTCGCCCTGCGCGTGGTGCTGGTGACGACGCTGCTGTCGATCGTCTCGATGCTGGCCGTGGGGGCCTATCTCTCCTCCGTCATCGCCGACGGTCTGTATGAGCAGCGGCGCGACCGGGTGCTCGAGGAGACCGTCGAAGTCCGGCGCGAGCTGACCGATTCGCTGACCCAGCTCTCCGGTGCCACCAGCACCCAGCAGCAGGACGCGGTCAACGCCTTCGTCCAGTCCGCCGGCGGCCGCGGGGGCGGGGACCGGCGGGAGGTCGCCCTGGTCCCGGTCGAGACCTCCGGGGTGGTGTTCCCCGTCGCCTCCTCCGACCGCACCCTGTTCGAGGAGGTCGACGACGAGATCACCAGTGCGGTCTCCGAGAATCCCGAGGCCGTCTCCTGGCGCTCCATCGGCCGCCAGGACTCCGAGGGACGGACGGTGCCCGCCCTGCTGATCGGCACCCGCGTCATGGTGCCGGGCGTCGGCTCCTACGACCTCTATCTCGTCTACTCCCTGCAGGAGGAGCAGGACACCCTGGCGTTCGTCCAGCGCGTGATCCTCGGCGGCGGCGGCGTGCTCCTGGCCCTGATCGTGGGCATCGCGATCGTGGTCGCCCGCTTGGTGACCACGCCGCTGAAACGCGCCGCCCAGGCCGCGGAGCGCATCGCCGGCGGCGACCTCGACAGCCGCGTCGAGGTGGCCGGGGCGGACGAGCTGGCCCGGGTGGGGGAATCCTTCAACGACATGGCACGCAGCCTCGCCCAGAAGGTCGACGACCTCACCGAGCTCTCCCGGCTCCAGCAGCGCTTCGTCTCCGATGTCTCCCATGAGCTGCGCACCCCGCTGACCACCATCCGTATGGCGTCCTCCGTGCTCGACGGGCGGCGCCCCCAGCTGCCCGATGATCTGCAGCGCACCGTCGAGCTGCTCGTGGCGCAGGTGGAGCGGTTCGAAGTGCTGCTCGGCGACCTGCTGGAGATCTCCCGCTTCGACGCCGGGGCCGCCGAGCTGGAGGCACGCCGGGAGGACCTGGACGCGCTCGTGGTGCGCGCCGTCGACGATGTGCGTCCGCTCGCCGGCGCCCGGGGCTGCCTGCTGGACGTCCACCTCGCCGGCCACGGGATGGACGCCGTGGTCGACGCCCGCCGTGTCGACCGGATCCTGCGGAACCTGCTGACCAATGCGATCGAGCACGGCGCCGGCGGCCCGGTCCTGGTCCAGACCGCCGCGAACGACGATGCGATCGCGGTCCTCGTCCAGGACCATGGCCACGGCATCTCTCCGGAGGCCGCCGAGCACGTCTTCGACCGCTTCTGGCGTGCCGATCCCTCCCGCGCCCGCACCCTGGGCGGCACCGGGCTGGGACTGTCGATCTCGGTCGAGGACGCCCGACTGCACACCGGGTGGCTGCAGGCCTGGGGCCAGGAGGGCCGCGGCGCCGTGTTCCGCCTGACCCTGCCGCGTCGACCAGGGGGCACGTTCGTCCGCTCGCCCCTGCGGCTGGAACGCAGCTTCGACCGGGATCTGGACGCGGCAGGCACCTACTCGGTGACCAGCACCGGGGAGATCCCGATCGGTCCCGGGCTGCTGCCGGATCTCCCGGACCTGGCCGACCCCGCTCGATCCGCTGCGAGCCCCGAGGTGAGCCCGTGGACGAGCCCGGATCCGAGCTCTGCTGCGAGCCCCGACCAGGAACCGCCGACCCTCGGAGGAGACCGATGA
- a CDS encoding ComF family protein, with product MDTTHTTHTTPGTRMGLLPLAREIAAQTCSLVAPRRCPCGREGAWLCPQCTQMLTARPVRVETCCDALQELTAARIRPELREGIALPAGVDHTPVLPVLALGEYTGPLQHLVLAWKNGGMLHLGSRLAPALAPAVTTLAVAGGVRRPHLVPVPSRRSARLRRGEDHTTELAHAIGRTGAARALPLRAVPTTAQEGRGARQRRTRRIRLSGGAVRRAGAENAKVVILDDVVTTGATLRGMHEALTRAGMQVLGAVVVASARVRIAGTPANPDLS from the coding sequence GTGGACACGACGCACACGACGCACACGACGCCCGGGACACGGATGGGCCTGCTGCCCCTGGCGCGGGAGATCGCCGCGCAGACCTGCTCCCTGGTCGCGCCACGACGCTGCCCCTGCGGGCGCGAGGGAGCCTGGCTGTGCCCGCAGTGCACGCAGATGCTCACCGCCCGCCCGGTGCGCGTCGAGACCTGCTGCGACGCGCTGCAGGAGCTGACCGCCGCCCGGATCCGCCCGGAGCTGCGCGAGGGCATCGCGCTCCCGGCCGGGGTGGACCACACCCCGGTGCTGCCGGTGCTCGCCCTCGGCGAGTACACCGGACCCCTGCAGCACCTGGTGCTCGCCTGGAAGAACGGCGGCATGCTGCACCTCGGTTCCCGCCTCGCCCCTGCTCTCGCCCCGGCGGTGACGACGCTCGCCGTCGCGGGCGGGGTGCGCCGCCCGCATCTGGTCCCGGTGCCGTCCCGCCGCAGTGCCCGGCTGCGTCGCGGGGAGGACCACACGACCGAGCTGGCCCATGCGATCGGGCGCACCGGCGCCGCGCGCGCACTGCCGCTGCGTGCGGTCCCGACCACCGCCCAGGAGGGTCGGGGAGCGCGGCAGCGCCGCACCCGGCGCATCCGTCTGTCCGGCGGCGCCGTCCGTCGAGCCGGGGCCGAGAACGCGAAAGTGGTGATCCTCGATGATGTCGTCACCACCGGCGCGACCCTGAGAGGAATGCACGAGGCGCTCACACGGGCCGGGATGCAGGTCCTCGGGGCGGTCGTCGTCGCCTCGGCACGCGTTCGAATCGCGGGGACACCCGCGAATCCGGACCTGTCATGA
- the hpf gene encoding ribosome hibernation-promoting factor, HPF/YfiA family, with the protein MEINVVGRHMDVPDRFRRHLTDKLDKVTQFAPAALRVDVEVSQEKNPRQAELSDRVELTVHDNGSVIRSEARADDLYGALDIAYGKLLERLRRARDRRKDHRRGRDRSHQGPGASVRTMPADQDLPAALQETPSEPAASSQESETPTSSETDLAEAGSPVVIRQKKHRATPMGIDDALYQMELVGHDFFLFVDAETGNPKVVYRRKGWNYGVIELDAALQSS; encoded by the coding sequence ATGGAGATCAATGTCGTCGGACGCCACATGGACGTCCCGGACCGATTCCGTCGCCACCTCACCGACAAGCTCGACAAGGTCACCCAGTTCGCGCCCGCCGCTCTGCGCGTGGACGTGGAGGTCTCTCAGGAGAAGAACCCCAGGCAGGCCGAGCTCAGCGATCGCGTCGAGCTGACCGTGCACGACAACGGTTCCGTGATCCGCTCGGAGGCCAGGGCCGATGACCTCTACGGCGCCCTGGACATCGCCTACGGCAAGCTGCTGGAGCGCCTCCGTCGCGCTCGCGATCGGCGCAAGGACCATCGTCGCGGCCGCGACCGCTCCCATCAGGGGCCCGGAGCGAGTGTGCGCACGATGCCTGCCGACCAGGACCTGCCCGCAGCGCTCCAGGAGACCCCGTCGGAGCCCGCTGCCTCGTCCCAGGAGTCCGAGACCCCGACATCGTCCGAGACGGACCTCGCCGAGGCCGGCAGCCCGGTCGTGATACGCCAGAAGAAGCATCGGGCCACCCCGATGGGCATCGACGACGCCCTCTACCAGATGGAGCTCGTCGGCCACGACTTCTTCCTCTTCGTCGACGCGGAGACCGGCAACCCCAAGGTCGTCTACCGGCGCAAGGGCTGGAACTACGGCGTCATCGAGCTCGACGCGGCGCTCCAGTCGTCCTGA